The stretch of DNA TTAAATTTATCAGAAATTTTCTAGACGTAAATCAGGAGTAATAAAATTGACAAATCCTACTcacatataacaagactaattagtacagataGCTGCAAAGTGTTTTTGGCtctaaaaatttatattctagCTTATCTTCTGAAGACTAAGCcacagtaaaattttcagatttttccaaCAGCAACATCTATTTATCACAAAATAGCACCATTTTTAAGGATTAATTCACAGCgttagctacacaaatctaaaaataatgAAACTTGGACAGTGGTGTTAATTTAGTATTGTAAATATAcataaaaagtttcatacacaaatatatatcataacatccagaaataaaaagtaaATTATTCTACTAGATTTAGCCAAGACtatggtttcatctagttacaagtgtcaactggtgctcaaatttttaaacAAAGCTAAACATGGCATGAAGTAGCTACTAGCCAAAAATCATCTATATACattgagtagaactcctagaataagTATAGCCTATATAAACTAATCTTTTTcgtagattaaaatacagacagaaAATGAATATGTGCaagtaacaaaagttgtagatcttgtttcaaggattccaaaacatttggatttgtatttttctgatttttctacgattttatttcgaatttacaagtttgctggttttgaaaacaaaagaaaaaggaaacgcaAACTTGCATCTAagcccctggaagtttgttTCTTCTCAGCGTGGGTCCCTGGCGGACAttggagaacagaggagggtcgggcggccgttttccggcgaggagaggctccggcggtgggggaaaagttggggaaaagggagaggagactgagccgcacctctgggtgtccttggttcgcggggaggaggtccgaggcggcggctccgcggagaggggcggccggcgacgaaCTGAGCCATGGAGGCGGCGTTCTGGTGAGGGATGGTGGAGGGGGTCGGGTGTGGGAGCATACAGAGAAGGTAGAGAAGGCCGTGGAGTGTTTAATTTGGGCAGTGGAGGACCGGGAGTGGTGGTTCCACGGCGAgctcgcgcgggcggcggccatggcgtgcggcggcAGTGCTCCGGcgtgggagggagggggaggtctGGCCGCAAAGCTTcaccgcggcgaggaggaccCGTTCCGGTGTTCAGTTAGGACAGAGGAAGGGTGGAGAGCAGGGCTCCACGGTGGagctcaggcggcggcgcaatggtggggcggcggcgccggtccaGGTgcagggagggaaggggaggcttCTGGGAGCGGTGGAACGCAGGAGGGAGGTGTGAGAACGTCTACTGCGTGGGCCAATGGAGGAGTAGACGAGCGAGGGGAGCGTGAGGCGCAGTCGGACGACACggcacgtcgtcgtcgtggcgcCCCGGCGAccatcctcggcgtgcgcgcagggGGTGGCGCCGCGTGGAGGGGCCGAGAGCCTTCGGGAGAACCCAGGGAAGGGCtgggggcgcggcgaggacgcggcgcgtggccgacgccggcggcgaacgcCGTCATGGCGAGGAACAGAGAAAGGAGATGGAGTTGATGGCATTCCCGTAATTAGCTCGAATTTCCAAAGTCCAGTTTGTAAACTCAGTTTTTCTCCTTCtacatggcctcaaatgaaaaacttttgaataccaaagttgttcaaaatttcgagatctacaactttcgtttcaggcaaaagttcatttaagACTTCGTtggaaagataaaatttgaaacttgagtacATTTGAAAAGGTACCATAagcttcgaaattcaaatttttctcccatttttgtgtggcaactcgaaaaactttgaacacgaaaatTGTTCGTCTTTTGAcaacctacaactttggttttggacaaaaattcatttgagctatatttcagaaattattttcaaagcagcTTAGTTTGAAATTTGACAGATAATTTAAATCTTCGAACACTACGGTTCAAaggacctgtcattttatgttcaaacttttattttctctctttgacTTCAACAAGACTTTGATTTAACATAATTTTAGAGAGACGCTTATTCGTTTTCATATGCATACTTACATTAGTTTAAAAACTATTTACGGTTTCTGACCTATGCAtctatacacatacacatgcatgcacacataaatgtattcgattccattttcttggttgattatgcatgatatcatatttaatatttctcacttagcattttaaaactctgggatgtcacacgcacagagccgaccggtcagtctaaccggtcagaccggtcagtctaaccggtctgaccggtctgacgcAGACTGGTTGATGGAGAGGATTGAGCACTATTGGTCGCGGATGAACGATATGTGCGAGGCCATTGCAGACACTGAAGACATGGATAAGTTAGGCCAAGGGTTtacgtcggctgatcctttagaaaaggtagatattggagatggtagtgttcctaggccgacttttgtaaatccaaatttatcggctgaatataaatCCGACTTAATAAAGTTATTGAAAGAGTATGTGGATTGCTTTACATGGAGTTattctgaaatgcctggtttgagtcatgatttggttgagcatcgACTGCCAATTAAGGccagttttagaccttataaacaacttGCTAGGTGATTTAATCCTGCAATGAAAGACCGAATTAAAGAAGAAATTAATCGCTTGTTAgaagctggatttattcggtcttgtcaaTATGCGGAGTGGATTTCTAATATTGTGCCTGTTGAGAAGAAAGATTCGGTTAagattagagtgtgcattgatttcagaaacattaataaagctactcctaaagatgaatatcctatgcctattgccgatatgttgattaatgaagcatccggacatcgtgttattagttttcttgatggtaatgctggttacaatcaaatatttatggcgaAAGAAGATATGTCTAAAATAGCCTTTAGATGTCCTGGATTTatcggtttgtttgagtgggttgtcatgacttttggtttgaaaattaccggtgctacttatcaaagagctatgaatttgatcttccatgatttaatTGGTGTTATATTGGAagtctatattgatgatattgtgattaaatcggccggtttgggTAATCATTTGGCTGATCTAAGATTgactcttgagaggatgcgtcggtatggtttgaagatgaatccacctaaatgtgcttttggagtaTCGACCGGGAAATTATTGGGCTTTATAATTCATGAGaaaggcatagagattgatccaaagCGAGTTGAAGTCATGAAGCGTGTTGAGGCTCCAACTTGTAAGAAAGATTTGCAGAAATTTTTGGGCAAAGTGAATTACTTGAAAAGATTTATATTTAACTTGTCTGGGAAGATTGATTCTTTttctcctattcttcggttgaaAGATGAAGCCAAATTTActtgggggcagaacagc from Panicum virgatum strain AP13 chromosome 9K, P.virgatum_v5, whole genome shotgun sequence encodes:
- the LOC120648177 gene encoding glycine-rich cell wall structural protein 1.8-like, whose product is MACGGSAPAWEGGGGLAAKLHRGEEDPFRCSVRTEEGWRAGLHGGAQAAAQWWGGGAGPGAGREGEASGSGGTQEGGVRTSTAWANGGVDERGEREAQSDDTARRRRGAPATILGVRAGGGAAWRGREPSGEPREGLGARRGRGAWPTPAANAVMARNRERRWS